In the genome of Leucobacter luti, one region contains:
- a CDS encoding helix-turn-helix transcriptional regulator produces the protein MTFTPERTADLAHIFKALGDPARVKLFSLVSASPSGEMCICDLTAPVGLSQPTVSHHMRILVEAGLVTREQRGKWAYFSPTPEPLLCAVRDLTEAR, from the coding sequence GTGACATTCACCCCAGAGCGCACTGCCGATCTCGCGCACATATTCAAGGCACTCGGCGACCCGGCCCGCGTGAAGCTCTTTTCCCTGGTCTCAGCTTCACCGTCCGGCGAGATGTGCATCTGCGACCTCACAGCACCAGTCGGCCTCTCACAGCCAACCGTTTCTCACCACATGAGAATCCTGGTTGAGGCCGGGCTCGTCACCCGGGAGCAGCGCGGCAAATGGGCCTACTTCTCCCCCACACCAGAGCCACTCCTCTGCGCGGTACGCGACCTCACCGAAGCTCGTTAG
- a CDS encoding carbon-nitrogen hydrolase family protein gives MSTTSLRYCLVQHEPVTSLDAFEHELAALVAEHPGVQLFVFPEMHVCGGEADGALAGLTHFIEPLDGPRDQRFRAAAQRHGIWLIPGSVYEAAPGPDIQDAAAATLHSGEATAFNTVSAYSPSGERVASYRKVFPWQPYEQSTPGSEFTVFQLGEFGRVGLSICYDIWFPEHARQLAWLGADLLVNVVRTGTNDREQELVLCQATAIANQLSVLSVNAASPGSRGQSIAVDAEGRPRVRAVDASPQELVDTIDLADSRRVRRTGTAGVNRVWEQLDHSPIALPMYRGGVIQPSPIARDA, from the coding sequence GTGTCCACCACTTCTCTGCGCTACTGCCTCGTCCAGCACGAGCCAGTGACATCGCTCGACGCCTTCGAGCACGAACTCGCGGCGCTCGTGGCGGAGCACCCGGGAGTGCAGCTCTTCGTGTTCCCGGAGATGCACGTGTGCGGCGGCGAGGCCGACGGCGCACTCGCGGGCCTCACTCACTTCATTGAGCCGCTCGACGGCCCCCGCGATCAACGCTTCCGCGCTGCCGCGCAGCGGCATGGCATCTGGCTGATCCCCGGCAGCGTCTACGAGGCGGCGCCGGGACCGGACATCCAGGACGCAGCGGCGGCAACTCTACACAGCGGAGAAGCGACAGCCTTCAACACGGTCTCGGCCTACTCGCCCTCCGGTGAGCGAGTCGCGAGCTACCGCAAGGTTTTCCCGTGGCAGCCGTACGAGCAGTCGACGCCGGGCTCCGAGTTCACCGTCTTCCAGCTCGGCGAATTTGGCCGCGTTGGCCTGTCCATTTGCTACGACATCTGGTTTCCCGAGCACGCCCGCCAGCTCGCCTGGCTCGGCGCCGATCTCCTCGTGAATGTGGTGCGCACCGGCACCAACGACCGGGAGCAGGAGCTCGTCCTGTGCCAAGCGACGGCGATCGCCAATCAGCTCAGCGTACTCAGCGTCAACGCTGCGAGCCCGGGATCGCGGGGCCAGAGCATCGCCGTCGACGCCGAGGGACGGCCCCGGGTGCGCGCTGTCGATGCTTCTCCCCAGGAACTCGTCGACACGATCGACCTCGCAGATTCACGACGAGTGCGCCGCACCGGAACCGCGGGAGTCAACCGGGTCTGGGAACAGCTCGACCATTCCCCGATCGCCCTCCCGATGTATCGGGGTGGCGTGATTCAGCCTTCGCCGATCGCCCGCGACGCCTGA